A single genomic interval of Koleobacter methoxysyntrophicus harbors:
- a CDS encoding DUF3784 domain-containing protein: MWIVSIVIGLFLVLLGFLLRFFKMVEILSGYNPEKVTDKDGLANWTGSNIILMGVLILFIGVLNMVLPDLNGTPSVIALIFIILGLSIRTSVGCRRYEKR, from the coding sequence ATGTGGATAGTTTCAATTGTTATAGGGTTATTCCTGGTATTACTCGGCTTTTTACTTCGCTTTTTTAAAATGGTTGAAATACTTTCTGGTTATAATCCCGAAAAGGTTACTGATAAGGATGGACTAGCGAATTGGACGGGTTCAAATATTATCTTAATGGGAGTCTTAATTCTCTTCATTGGGGTATTAAATATGGTATTACCAGATTTGAATGGTACTCCATCTGTAATTGCGTTAATTTTTATTATTCTTGGTCTCTCGATTAGAACGTCCGTAGGGTGTAGGAGATACGAAAAAAGATGA